In the Leptospira sp. WS4.C2 genome, one interval contains:
- a CDS encoding exodeoxyribonuclease VII small subunit has product MVEKKSISFEEALRELEDIAEKLERGTLSLEDSIKAYERGMELKKVCSERLVDAEAKIEFLSKAPSGEIVKSAVKKKKEDGPSKPVEEDLF; this is encoded by the coding sequence ATGGTAGAGAAAAAATCGATTAGTTTTGAAGAAGCACTTCGTGAATTAGAAGACATTGCTGAAAAATTAGAAAGAGGAACCCTTTCCTTAGAAGATTCCATCAAGGCCTATGAAAGAGGAATGGAATTAAAGAAGGTTTGTTCTGAACGACTTGTGGATGCAGAAGCAAAAATAGAATTTTTATCCAAAGCACCGAGTGGCGAAATCGTAAAATCTGCGGTCAAAAAAAAGAAAGAAGATGGGCCGTCAAAACCAGTGGAAGAAGATTTATTTTAA
- a CDS encoding AI-2E family transporter, with the protein MNWIKNKNEIIVYLLLSAIFIGTCFTLFFVFKPFLWASFLAILFYLTTRKIHKKLKNLLGVKFHGLSPYIMVILMLAGVFIPSYLIVSTLIRESLNLVSYIRNQLTEESIVALLLNSPMLTDFFTENEFFWIKLPLLYREYVGQHMDILNLDSIYSLLKNSSGFLLGSFEVPGAIIFNAFFTFILLFFLYKEGSRMEHALFVLLPFPTEIEERLGRRIEEAIRTVMMGNLFISLIQGALVYVLLLFTSVSNKFLLSSIATIFSLIPVVGTSVVWLPIGLYIGLVQENWTGSVLFMIAGGASYLILENLVKPKILDKKLKTHPFLIFLSLIGGLQEFGVAGIIIGPMALTLVIILWDFWKIFRETRFQTI; encoded by the coding sequence ATGAATTGGATTAAAAACAAAAACGAAATTATTGTCTACCTCCTACTCAGTGCCATATTTATAGGAACTTGTTTTACATTATTTTTTGTATTCAAACCTTTTCTTTGGGCGAGCTTCCTTGCCATTTTGTTTTACCTTACAACAAGAAAGATTCATAAAAAACTAAAAAATTTACTCGGCGTTAAGTTTCATGGTCTTTCTCCCTATATCATGGTGATCCTTATGCTTGCGGGAGTGTTTATCCCTTCCTACTTGATAGTTTCCACTTTGATTCGAGAGTCATTAAACTTAGTCAGTTACATCAGAAACCAACTCACAGAAGAATCCATAGTTGCTTTGTTACTCAATAGCCCGATGCTGACAGACTTCTTTACAGAAAATGAATTTTTTTGGATCAAACTTCCTTTGTTGTACCGGGAATATGTCGGGCAACATATGGATATCTTAAACTTAGATTCCATTTATAGTTTACTCAAAAACTCTTCTGGTTTTTTACTCGGTTCGTTTGAAGTGCCTGGTGCCATCATTTTTAATGCATTTTTTACATTCATTCTGCTTTTCTTTTTATATAAAGAAGGAAGTCGGATGGAACATGCACTTTTTGTTTTGCTTCCTTTCCCCACGGAAATTGAAGAAAGACTGGGCAGGCGCATTGAAGAAGCCATTCGCACTGTAATGATGGGAAACCTATTTATTTCCCTGATACAAGGAGCACTCGTCTACGTATTGTTACTCTTTACTTCTGTTTCCAATAAGTTTTTACTTTCGAGTATCGCCACCATTTTCTCACTCATCCCTGTTGTGGGAACATCGGTTGTTTGGTTACCTATTGGTTTGTACATTGGACTTGTGCAAGAAAACTGGACGGGAAGTGTTCTCTTTATGATTGCCGGTGGCGCAAGTTATTTGATTTTAGAAAACTTAGTAAAACCAAAAATTTTGGATAAAAAATTAAAAACACATCCGTTTTTAATTTTCCTTTCTCTTATTGGCGGTTTACAAGAGTTTGGTGTCGCTGGGATCATCATTGGGCCAATGGCTTTGACACTTGTCATCATCCTTTGGGATTTTTGGAAAATCTTTAGAGAGACCCGTTTTCAAACAATTTAG
- a CDS encoding DedA family protein has protein sequence MLDFLQFDAFLTRILELPPLVLWAFFCFSNFLENVFPPWPGDTVTVFSGFLASSAGSPLSFVSVVMATFLGNLLGALVMYFFGERILHFLKRSRFPFLSALYQEENLRKTLIWFRRHEIVVVLLSRFSAGIRFFVSIVAGMSKMNIIKFVSLYTIAISLWCGILLFGGSVLGTNWNQIVVMLSYYNQTIGFILICLFLYFLYQIKKKRNTKLT, from the coding sequence GTGTTGGATTTCTTACAGTTTGATGCCTTTCTGACTCGGATTCTAGAGTTACCACCCCTCGTATTATGGGCTTTCTTCTGTTTTTCAAACTTTTTGGAGAATGTATTCCCACCTTGGCCTGGTGACACGGTCACAGTTTTTTCCGGATTTTTGGCATCCAGTGCTGGCTCACCTTTGTCATTTGTTTCTGTAGTGATGGCTACGTTTCTCGGAAACCTACTTGGTGCCCTGGTCATGTATTTTTTTGGGGAGAGGATCCTTCATTTTCTAAAACGATCGCGGTTCCCTTTTTTATCTGCTCTTTATCAGGAAGAGAATTTACGTAAGACTTTGATTTGGTTTCGAAGGCATGAAATTGTGGTAGTTTTACTTTCTAGATTTTCAGCCGGAATTCGATTCTTTGTTTCTATTGTTGCTGGAATGAGCAAAATGAACATCATTAAATTTGTTTCATTGTATACGATTGCCATCTCCCTCTGGTGTGGGATCCTCCTTTTTGGCGGTTCAGTTTTGGGAACCAACTGGAACCAAATCGTTGTTATGTTATCGTATTACAACCAAACTATCGGATTCATACTTATTTGTTTATTCTTGTACTTTCTATACCAAATTAAGAAGAAAAGAAATACAAAGTTGACATGA
- the xseA gene encoding exodeoxyribonuclease VII large subunit: MEASDSSLSVSDVNRLIKAKLQDSSEFKNIWVRGEISNHSQTNSSGHMYFSLKDQASVIKCAFFSFQAKNYRGTPLRNGMEILVYGSVSVYEPGGYYSLTVQKIEEIGEGDILLKIEKLKKALLDKGIFDATHKRPLPKFPKRLGIVTSPKGAAVEDIIRIATDLNPSIQILVSPCLVQGDGAEVSIIEAIKELNDPKWEVDVIIAGRGGGSFEDLMAFNQEAVVMAYYQSRIPIISAVGHEIDRVLTDLAADATTPTPTAAAKLAIPNVSDTLIRLDEMEDRIGSALTNVIRIGKEKWAGVVSRPVFQNPKTLLEIRSTALEELMTKISLLGKNYLVRKESEFQRLDNLSQKWKSYLERIHNKFTLAEQRLEHFSPLGTLKRGYSVVRNQNKQVISSIHNSKVNESLEVFLSDGKLLVEVKEKI; encoded by the coding sequence ATGGAAGCAAGTGATAGTTCCCTTAGTGTAAGTGATGTCAATCGGCTGATCAAAGCCAAACTCCAAGATTCATCCGAATTCAAAAACATTTGGGTACGAGGAGAGATATCCAACCATTCGCAAACCAATAGTTCGGGTCATATGTATTTTTCTTTAAAAGATCAGGCAAGTGTGATCAAATGTGCTTTTTTCTCCTTCCAAGCCAAAAACTATCGCGGAACACCTCTTAGGAATGGAATGGAGATTTTGGTTTATGGTTCTGTTTCTGTTTATGAACCTGGTGGGTATTATAGTTTAACAGTTCAAAAGATTGAAGAAATTGGAGAGGGGGACATCCTCCTCAAAATTGAAAAATTAAAAAAAGCACTTTTGGATAAAGGGATTTTTGATGCCACACACAAACGCCCTCTTCCTAAATTCCCCAAACGCCTAGGCATTGTTACCTCTCCCAAAGGGGCAGCTGTAGAAGATATCATTCGAATTGCAACCGACCTAAACCCTTCCATTCAAATTTTGGTTTCCCCTTGCCTAGTCCAGGGAGATGGAGCAGAAGTCTCTATCATCGAAGCCATCAAAGAACTGAATGATCCCAAATGGGAAGTGGATGTGATCATTGCGGGCCGGGGCGGTGGTTCTTTCGAGGATCTAATGGCTTTCAACCAAGAAGCAGTGGTCATGGCCTACTACCAATCCAGGATTCCCATTATCTCAGCTGTGGGCCATGAGATTGATAGAGTCCTCACTGACCTTGCGGCAGATGCCACAACTCCCACTCCTACAGCCGCAGCAAAACTTGCCATTCCCAATGTTTCTGACACCCTCATCCGTCTAGATGAAATGGAAGATCGGATTGGATCGGCACTAACAAACGTAATCCGAATTGGAAAAGAAAAGTGGGCCGGTGTTGTGTCAAGGCCTGTATTTCAAAATCCGAAAACTCTTTTAGAAATCAGATCCACAGCACTCGAGGAACTAATGACAAAGATTTCACTCCTCGGAAAAAACTATTTGGTTCGCAAGGAAAGTGAATTCCAAAGATTGGATAATCTATCGCAAAAATGGAAATCCTACTTAGAAAGAATTCACAACAAATTTACTCTCGCAGAACAAAGACTAGAACACTTTTCTCCACTGGGAACTTTGAAACGTGGATATTCTGTTGTTCGTAACCAAAACAAACAAGTCATATCCTCCATTCATAATAGCAAAGTTAATGAAAGTTTAGAAGTATTCCTCTCCGATGGAAAACTTCTAGTAGAAGTAAAAGAAAAAATATAG